One window of Parambassis ranga chromosome 3, fParRan2.1, whole genome shotgun sequence genomic DNA carries:
- the sema4bb gene encoding semaphorin-4B, which produces MLENQTTMWTSAVMVHCLLAAALLLACCLQSVIGTEDDVTPRISFPFHAKERSAKRFSVDGVFNYTSLLLSQEDDMLYVGAREALFALSLSDISKTKLQKNLTWGTPAGKREECSFKGKNLETDCFNYIKILLRLNSTHLYVCGTYAFSPVCAYINTSTFTLERDEVGEVVMEDGRSRCPFNPEYKSTAIIVDGELYTGTVSNFQGNEPVIYKSLGQGTALKTENSLKWLQDPVFVGSAYIEESQPIGNPVGDDDKIYFFFSEAGKEFDFFDNTIVSRIARVCKGDKGGERVLQKKWTTFLKAQLLCSLPDDGFPFNIIQDMFVLKPMGDSWESTVFYGVFTSQWYKGASGSSAVCAFTMAQVERAFSGRYREVNRETQQWYTYNHPVPEPRPGACVTNHARSMGIQSSLHMPDKVLNFVKDHFLMDSVIRSAPLLLKRSVRYTQIAVHKIQGMERAYDVLFIGTDDGKLHKAINANDKMHIIEEMTLFSEPQPVQHIELDAQRGLLFVSSYSGLVEVPVANCSNYMSCGECVLSRDPYCAWTGRLCRDVRMAPPDSHWQQDVEEADTSAICNRTSPSPRAARPAASRGSHCQLITIPANTFRVLPCKLRSNLAQRRWRYSDSASQFLYATPEGNLVVVAQSDRIETYECWSEEEGFRQLLANYCVRAEPRQESTTLIGHSRTPHIVPEETMILPGESRSEQVHTKTYWNELIVVCALLAFSLVVFSLFVIYRNRDHMKSMLKQGECPNMQQKKPRIVGKPTESLPLNGNTIPVSTSDHKGYQTLNDNYICSTPTHESSPDNSKSFSESSDRRPLNVKESHVEYSPTCPRPRVRLGSEIKDSIV; this is translated from the exons ATGCAAAAGAGAGATCAGCCAAGAGATTCTCAGTGGACGGTGTATTCAAttacacctctctgctgctcagccAGGAGGACGACATGCTGTATGTCGGTGCCAGGGAGGCACTGTTTGCCCTCAGCCTCTCGGACATCAGCAAGACAAAGCTGCAGAAGAAC CTGACATGGGGCACTCCTGCTGGAAAAAGAGAGGAGTGCAGCTTCAAAGGGAAGAACCTTGAG ACTGATTGCTTCAATTACATCAAAATTCTTCTGCGGCTGAATAGCACTCATCTCTATGTGTGTGGTACCTATGCCTTCAGTCCTGTCTGCGCCTACATT AACACGTCaacattcacactggagagagatGAAGTGGGCGAGGTTGTGATGGAAGATGGGCGCAGTCGCTGCCCTTTTAATCCAGAGTACAAATCCACTGCCATCATCGTCG ATGGTGAATTGTATACTGGTACTGTCAGTAACTTTCAGGGGAATGAACCAGTCATTTACAAGAGTTTGGGTCAGGGAACTGCTCTGAAGACAGAAAACTCCTTAAAATGGCTACAAG atCCGGTCTTTGTTGGGTCGGCATACATCGAGGAGAGTCAGCCAATAGGCAACCCTGTGGGGGATGACGACAAGATTTACTTCTTTTTTAGCGAAGCTGGAAAAGAATTTGACTTCTTTGACAACACCATCGTGTCGAGGATCGCTCGTGTGTGTAAG GGTGATAAAGGAGGTGAGAGGGTGCTGCAGAAAAAATGGACCACCTTCCTGAAGGCTCAGCTCCTGTGTTCCCTCCCTGATGACGGCTTTCCCTTCAACATCATCCAGGACATGTTTGTGCTGAAGCCAATGGGAGACAGCTGGGAGAGCACTGTGTTCTACGGCGTCTTCACTTCTCAGTG GTACAAAGGTGCATCAggcagctcagctgtgtgtgccTTCACCATGGCCCAGGTAGAAAGAGCATTCAGCGGCCGCTACCGTGAGGTCAACAGGGAGACCCAGCAGTGGTACACCTACAACCACCCTGTACCCGAACCACGGCCTGGGGCG TGTGTGACCAACCACGCCAGGTCGATGGGCATCCAGTCGTCCTTGCACATGCCTGATAAAGTGCTAAACTTTGTCAAGGACCACTTCCTGATGGACAGCGTGATCCGCAGCGCTCCCTTGCTGCTGAAACGCAGCGTGCGCTACACACAGATCGCTGTGCATAAGATCCAGGGCATGGAGAGGGCTTATGACGTGCTCTTCATTGGAACAG ATGATGGAAAGCTCCATAAGGCCATCAATGCCAACGATAAGATGCACATCATAGAGGAGATGACCCTGTTTTCTGAGCCACAGCCTGTGCAGCACATCGAACTGGACGCTCAAAGG GGTCTGTTGTTTGTGTCCTCGTACTCTGGCCTGGTGGAGGTTCCTGTGGCCAACTGCTCCAACTACATGAGCTGCGGCGAGTGTGTGTTATCCAGAGACCCCTACTGTGCCTGGACCGGGCGGCTGTGTCGGGATGTCAGGATGGCGCCGCCTGACAG CCACTGGCAGCAGGACGTGGAGGAGGCTGACACATCAGCCATTTGTAACAGGACATCTCCCAGCCCCAGAGCCGCCAGACCAGCAGCTTCTC GCGGCTCACATTGCCAGCTCATTACAATCCCAGCCAACACATTCAGAGTTCTGCCCTGTAAGCTGCGGTCCAATCTGGCACAGAGGAGGTGGCGGTACAGTGACAGTGCCAGTCAGTTTCTCTATGCTACCCCGGAGGGAAATCTGGTGGTGGTGGCTCAGTCTGACAGGATAGAGACCTATGAGTGCTGGTCGGAAGAAGAAGGGTTTCGCCAGCTTTTGGCCAACTATTGCGTCAGAGCAGAGCCCCGGCAAGAAAGCACCACTCTGATTGGTCATTCACGCACTCCCCACATTGTACCAGAGGAGACCATGATCCTGCCTGGCGAGTCCCGTTCTGAGCAGGTCCACACGAAGACGTACTGGAATGAGCTGATTGTGGTGTGCGCTCTGCTGGCCTTCTCGCTTGTGGTGTTCTCCTTGTTTGTCATCTACAGGAACCGTGATCATATGAAATCCATGCTGAAGCAGGGCGAGTGTCCTAACATGCAGCAGAAGAAGCCGAGAATAGTGGGCAAGCCCACCGAGAGCTTACCGCTTAACGGTAACACCATCCCTGTTTCTACTTCAGATCACAAGGGCTACCAGACATTAAATGACAACTACATCTGCAGCACACCCACGCACGAGTCCTCACCAGACAACAGCAAGAGCTTCTCAGAGTCCTCCGATAGGCGGCCGCTTAACGTGAAGGAGAGCCATGTGGAGTACTCCCCGACCTGCCCTCGACCCAGAGTCAGGTTAGGCTCGGAGATCAAAGACTCAATCGTATGA
- the serf2b gene encoding small EDRK-rich factor 2 has translation MTRGNQRELARQKNAKKHTEQTKGKRGDDGLSAAARKQRDAEIMQQKQKKAAETGKGGTKSK, from the exons ATGACGA gagGAAATCAACGTGAGCTTGCACGCCAGAAGAATGCCAAAAAGCATACTGAACAGACTAAAGGGAAGAGGGGTGATgatgggctgtctgctgctgcccGGAAGCAGAG GGATGCCGAGATAATGcaacagaagcagaaaaaggCAGCTGAAACTGGAAAAGGAGGCACAAAGTCCAAGTAA